One stretch of Xanthomonas sp. DAR 35659 DNA includes these proteins:
- a CDS encoding phytoene desaturase family protein, whose amino-acid sequence MKRDSSCDAVIVGAGHNGLVCAAYLARAGWKVTLLERRGVVGGAAVTEEFHPGFRNSVASYTVSLLQPKVIADLDLAGHGLRVVPRRCNNFVPLPDDRYLLAGAGLTQAQVAKFSVRDAERLPAYEAQLERIADVLRALALQAPPNVTDGGWMQALPELLRAGRLGRRLHALGAGLRQELLDLFTISAAEYLERWFESDPVKALFGFDGIVGNYASPYTPGSAYVLLHHVFGESNGVKGAWGHALGGMGAITQAMAGAARAAGAQIRTDAGVREILVEGGRAVGVLTEQGERVYARHVVANVNPKLLYERLLDPAHVPAATRERMAHWRCGSGTFRMNVALSRLPDFRALPGPGDHLTAGIILAPSLDYMDRAYRDARAHGWSREPVVELLIPSTLDATLAPPGQHVASLFCQHVAPQLPDGRSWDAHRDEVADLMIATVERYAPGFAASVLGRQALSPLDLERTFGLVGGDIFHGALSLNQLFSARPMLGQANYKGAIPGLFLCGSGTHPGGGVTGAPGHNAAIALLGR is encoded by the coding sequence ATGAAGCGCGACTCCTCCTGCGATGCGGTGATCGTCGGCGCCGGCCACAACGGCCTGGTCTGCGCCGCCTACCTGGCGCGTGCCGGCTGGAAGGTCACGCTGCTGGAACGGCGCGGCGTGGTCGGCGGCGCCGCGGTCACCGAAGAATTCCATCCCGGCTTCCGCAACTCGGTGGCGTCCTACACGGTGTCGTTGCTGCAGCCCAAGGTGATCGCCGATCTCGACCTGGCCGGGCATGGCCTGCGCGTCGTGCCGCGCCGTTGCAACAACTTCGTGCCGTTGCCGGACGATCGCTACCTGCTGGCCGGGGCCGGCCTGACCCAGGCGCAGGTGGCGAAGTTCTCGGTCCGCGACGCCGAACGCCTGCCGGCCTACGAGGCGCAGCTGGAGCGGATCGCCGACGTGCTGCGCGCGCTGGCGTTGCAGGCGCCGCCGAACGTCACCGACGGCGGCTGGATGCAGGCGCTGCCGGAACTGCTGCGCGCCGGTCGCCTGGGCCGCCGCCTGCATGCGCTCGGCGCCGGCCTGCGCCAGGAGCTGCTCGATCTGTTCACGATCTCCGCCGCCGAGTACCTGGAGCGCTGGTTCGAGAGCGATCCGGTCAAGGCCTTGTTCGGTTTCGACGGCATCGTCGGCAACTACGCCAGTCCGTACACGCCCGGCTCGGCCTACGTGCTGCTGCACCACGTGTTCGGCGAGAGCAACGGGGTCAAGGGCGCCTGGGGCCATGCGCTGGGCGGCATGGGCGCGATCACCCAGGCGATGGCCGGCGCCGCGCGCGCCGCCGGCGCGCAGATCCGCACCGACGCCGGCGTGCGCGAGATCCTGGTCGAGGGCGGGCGCGCGGTCGGCGTGCTCACCGAGCAGGGCGAGCGCGTGTACGCGCGCCATGTGGTCGCCAACGTCAATCCCAAGCTGCTGTACGAACGCCTGCTCGACCCCGCGCACGTGCCGGCCGCGACCCGCGAACGCATGGCGCACTGGCGCTGCGGCTCGGGCACCTTCCGGATGAACGTGGCGCTGTCGCGGCTGCCGGACTTCCGCGCGCTGCCGGGCCCGGGCGACCACCTCACCGCCGGCATCATCCTGGCGCCGAGCCTGGACTACATGGACCGCGCCTACCGCGATGCGCGTGCGCACGGCTGGTCGCGCGAACCGGTTGTCGAACTGCTGATCCCCAGCACCCTGGACGCCACGTTGGCGCCGCCGGGACAGCACGTGGCCAGCCTGTTCTGCCAGCACGTGGCGCCGCAGTTGCCGGATGGGCGCAGTTGGGACGCGCACCGCGACGAGGTCGCCGATCTGATGATCGCCACCGTCGAGCGCTACGCACCGGGCTTCGCCGCCTCGGTGCTGGGCCGGCAGGCGCTGAGCCCGCTGGACCTGGAGCGGACGTTCGGCCTGGTCGGCGGCGACATCTTCCATGGCGCGCTGAGCCTCAACCAGTTGTTCAGCGCCAGGCCGATGCTCGGGCAGGCCAATTACAAGGGCGCGATCCCGGGGTTGTTCCTGTGCGGCTCCGGCACCCACCCGGGCGGCGGCGTGACCGGCGCACCCGGACACAATGCGGCGATAGCGCTGCTGGGGCGGTAG
- a CDS encoding M13 family metallopeptidase: MLLLTLAVSAALSGCNKPDAAAPATDTAKTEAAAPAAAPSELKLDASKLPAYNAFSINDLDAGKNACDDFNGYVNGKWLAANEIPKDRSSWGAFSILDERSVAVQHQLAEQAASAANAQGVDKIVGDFWASGMDEAKVNAQGIEPLKADLAAIDGLKDGPAVAEYLRQSAAKGENGLFGFGAEADFKNSSMNMAYAMQAGLGLPDRGYYFDADKKDKLQAYQAHVAKVLELSGVPAADAAKQAQDVVALETRLAKVSKSSEEMSRDAELAYNPITPAEADKLTPNFPWTKFFESQGVAVPEKFSLAIPAFHQEVSKALGDTDAAVWRAYLRFHTVDSASPYLSDAFAQENFAFYGKELNGQAEMKPRWKRVLGSIEDGAGEAMGQMYVKVAFSPDAKAKMQQLVDNLRQALKARIEHLTWMSDETKAKAIAKWETFTPKIGYPDKWRDYSGLSTQRDSYLDNVRAATAFNYKYNLSKIGKPVDKTEWGMTPQTVNAYYNPLQNEIVFPAAILQPPFFDPNADDAFNYGGIGAVIGHEMTHGYDDQGARFGPTGNFENWWTPADAKKFSALTGKLVKQFDEYKVDGKPVNGKLTLGENIADLGGLTTAYDAMKKATEGKEDPKVGGMSRDQNFFLNWATVWRTKYTPQNAMVRLTTDPHAPAQFRAMGAPSNLPAFAAAFECKAGSPMVRSGDKQVVIW, encoded by the coding sequence ATGCTGCTGTTGACCCTGGCCGTGAGCGCCGCGCTGAGCGGCTGCAACAAGCCCGACGCGGCGGCGCCCGCCACCGACACCGCCAAGACCGAGGCCGCCGCACCGGCGGCCGCGCCGTCCGAACTGAAGCTCGACGCGAGCAAGCTGCCGGCCTACAACGCGTTCAGCATCAACGACCTGGACGCCGGCAAGAACGCCTGCGACGACTTCAACGGCTACGTCAACGGCAAGTGGCTGGCCGCCAACGAGATCCCCAAGGACCGCAGCAGCTGGGGCGCGTTCTCGATCCTGGACGAGCGCTCGGTGGCCGTGCAGCACCAGCTCGCCGAGCAGGCCGCCAGCGCCGCCAATGCGCAGGGCGTGGACAAGATCGTCGGCGACTTCTGGGCCTCGGGCATGGACGAGGCCAAGGTCAATGCGCAGGGCATCGAACCGCTGAAGGCCGACCTGGCCGCGATCGACGGCCTCAAGGACGGCCCGGCGGTGGCCGAATACCTGCGCCAGAGCGCGGCCAAGGGCGAGAACGGCCTGTTCGGCTTCGGCGCCGAGGCCGACTTCAAGAACTCGTCGATGAACATGGCCTACGCGATGCAGGCCGGCCTGGGCCTGCCGGACCGCGGCTACTATTTCGATGCCGACAAGAAGGACAAGCTGCAGGCCTACCAGGCGCACGTGGCCAAGGTGCTGGAGCTGTCCGGCGTGCCGGCGGCCGACGCGGCCAAGCAGGCGCAGGACGTGGTGGCGCTGGAAACGCGCCTGGCCAAGGTCTCCAAGTCGAGCGAGGAGATGTCGCGCGACGCCGAACTGGCCTACAACCCGATCACCCCGGCCGAGGCCGACAAGCTGACCCCGAACTTCCCCTGGACCAAGTTCTTCGAGTCGCAGGGCGTGGCGGTGCCGGAGAAGTTCTCGCTGGCGATCCCGGCCTTCCACCAGGAAGTGAGCAAGGCGCTGGGCGACACCGATGCCGCGGTGTGGCGCGCCTACCTGCGCTTCCACACCGTCGATAGCGCCTCGCCGTACCTCAGCGATGCCTTCGCGCAGGAGAACTTCGCCTTCTACGGCAAAGAACTCAACGGCCAGGCCGAGATGAAGCCGCGCTGGAAGCGCGTGCTCGGCAGCATCGAGGACGGCGCCGGCGAGGCGATGGGCCAGATGTACGTCAAGGTCGCGTTCTCGCCCGATGCCAAGGCCAAGATGCAGCAGTTGGTGGACAACCTGCGCCAGGCGCTGAAGGCGCGGATCGAACACCTGACCTGGATGAGCGACGAGACCAAGGCCAAGGCGATCGCCAAGTGGGAGACCTTCACGCCCAAGATCGGCTACCCGGACAAGTGGCGCGACTACAGCGGCCTGAGCACCCAGCGCGACAGCTACCTGGACAACGTGCGCGCCGCCACCGCGTTCAACTACAAGTACAACCTGAGCAAGATCGGCAAGCCGGTGGACAAGACCGAGTGGGGCATGACCCCGCAGACGGTCAACGCCTACTACAACCCGCTGCAGAACGAGATCGTGTTCCCGGCGGCGATCCTGCAGCCGCCGTTCTTCGACCCCAACGCCGACGACGCGTTCAACTACGGCGGCATCGGCGCGGTGATCGGCCACGAGATGACCCACGGCTACGACGACCAGGGCGCGCGCTTCGGGCCGACCGGCAACTTCGAGAACTGGTGGACCCCGGCCGACGCCAAGAAGTTCTCCGCGCTCACCGGCAAGCTGGTCAAGCAGTTCGACGAGTACAAGGTGGACGGCAAGCCGGTCAACGGCAAGCTGACCCTGGGCGAGAACATCGCCGACCTGGGCGGCCTGACCACCGCCTACGACGCGATGAAGAAGGCCACCGAGGGCAAGGAGGATCCGAAGGTGGGCGGCATGAGCCGCGACCAGAACTTCTTCCTCAACTGGGCCACCGTGTGGCGTACCAAGTACACCCCGCAGAACGCGATGGTGCGCCTGACCACCGACCCGCATGCCCCGGCGCAGTTCCGCGCGATGGGCGCGCCGTCGAACCTGCCGGCGTTCGCCGCGGCGTTCGAGTGCAAGGCCGGCTCGCCGATGGTGCGCAGCGGCGACAAGCAGGTGGTGATCTGGTAA